A section of the Sphaerobacter thermophilus DSM 20745 genome encodes:
- a CDS encoding hydantoinase B/oxoprolinase family protein, with product MAHASIDPLTLEVFWSRLIAVVNEQATSLIWSAFSPSVAEAGDISACAFDSRGYMIAQAVTGTPGHINSMARCIQHFLDAYPLETLEPGDVLITNDPWKTSGHLHDVTIVTPIFRNGQVVAFFGNICHLADIGGRPFSADARELFEEGLFIPMTKLFMAGEPNEELLKIIRANVREPEAVVGDLYAMTAANDVGGERLLEFMDEFGMERIEPLADEVINRSERAMRDAIARIPDGVYRHQVTMDGYDQPVTLAVAISVRGSEMFIDYTGTSPESEYGINVVMNYTEAYTTFGIKCALVPDVPNNEGSFRPVHITAPEGSILNCRPPAPVAGRHIIGQWLPGVVHGALAQAMPDRVLAEGSLNLWSTQFTGVDRDDRPFTMLFFNSGGMGARPNKDGLSSTAFPSGVMGTPAEIVEARSPLMMVRREFRTDSGGPGTYRGGLGHWLVIRGVNAGKPYRFSPFFDRTNNPARGYQGGKNGAPGVYELSDGRRPNPKATIWVDPDTDIIMGLPGGGGYGDPLDRDPQAVRDDVLDELVSPERAREDYGVVLTPDLEIDWEATDRLRSERRAG from the coding sequence ATGGCGCACGCATCGATCGACCCGCTGACGCTCGAAGTCTTCTGGAGCCGGCTGATCGCCGTGGTCAATGAGCAGGCGACTTCGCTGATCTGGAGCGCCTTCAGCCCCTCGGTCGCCGAGGCCGGGGATATCTCCGCCTGCGCGTTCGACAGCCGCGGCTACATGATCGCCCAGGCGGTGACCGGGACGCCCGGCCACATCAACTCGATGGCCCGCTGCATCCAGCACTTCCTCGACGCCTACCCGCTGGAGACGCTGGAGCCGGGTGACGTCCTGATCACCAACGACCCCTGGAAGACCTCGGGCCACCTGCACGACGTCACCATCGTCACGCCCATCTTCCGCAACGGCCAGGTCGTCGCCTTCTTCGGCAACATCTGCCACCTGGCCGACATCGGCGGGCGTCCCTTCTCGGCCGACGCGCGAGAGCTCTTCGAGGAGGGGCTGTTCATCCCGATGACGAAGCTCTTCATGGCCGGCGAGCCCAACGAGGAGCTGCTCAAGATCATCCGCGCCAACGTCCGCGAGCCCGAGGCGGTCGTCGGCGACCTCTACGCCATGACCGCGGCCAACGATGTCGGTGGCGAGCGCCTGCTGGAGTTCATGGACGAGTTCGGCATGGAGCGCATCGAGCCGCTGGCCGACGAGGTCATCAACCGCTCGGAGCGCGCCATGCGCGACGCTATCGCGCGCATCCCGGACGGGGTCTACCGCCACCAGGTCACGATGGACGGCTATGACCAGCCGGTCACGCTGGCGGTCGCGATTTCGGTGCGCGGGAGCGAGATGTTCATCGACTACACCGGCACCTCGCCCGAGAGCGAGTACGGCATCAACGTGGTGATGAACTACACCGAGGCCTACACCACCTTCGGCATTAAGTGCGCCCTGGTGCCGGACGTGCCGAACAACGAGGGGAGCTTCCGCCCGGTCCACATCACCGCACCGGAGGGGAGCATCCTGAACTGCCGGCCACCTGCACCCGTGGCAGGACGCCACATCATCGGGCAATGGCTCCCCGGAGTCGTGCACGGCGCACTGGCTCAGGCGATGCCCGACCGAGTGCTGGCCGAAGGCTCGCTAAACCTGTGGAGCACCCAGTTCACCGGCGTCGACCGCGACGACCGCCCCTTCACCATGCTCTTCTTCAACTCGGGCGGCATGGGTGCTCGTCCGAATAAGGACGGACTCTCCAGCACCGCCTTCCCCTCCGGGGTGATGGGTACGCCGGCCGAGATCGTCGAGGCGCGCTCGCCCCTGATGATGGTCCGCCGCGAGTTCCGCACCGACTCCGGCGGCCCCGGCACCTACCGCGGCGGGCTGGGTCACTGGCTGGTGATCCGGGGCGTCAATGCGGGCAAGCCCTACCGCTTCTCACCCTTCTTCGACCGGACCAACAACCCGGCACGCGGCTACCAGGGCGGCAAGAACGGCGCACCCGGCGTCTACGAACTCAGCGACGGTCGGCGGCCGAACCCCAAGGCGACGATCTGGGTCGATCCCGACACCGACATCATCATGGGCCTCCCCGGCGGCGGGGGCTACGGCGACCCGCTAGACCGCGACCCGCAGGCCGTCCGCGACGACGTGCTCGACGAACTCGTCTCCCCCGAGCGCGCCCGCGAGGACTACGGCGTCGTCCTGACACCCGACCTCGAGATCGACTGGGAAGCCACCGACCGCCTCCGCTCCGAGCGGCGTGCGGGGTGA
- a CDS encoding hydantoinase B/oxoprolinase family protein, with product MARHTSESPGRSRSGAAARQIDPVTLEILGSNLHAAAEEMAVSLRRTAYSSIVREAMDFSCCLFDGQARMVAQAANIPMHLNSLPLALTDWLQEYPIAELEPGDLLIGNDPYRGGNHLQDVITFMPIFVEGRVVAFAASLAHWVDVGGRSPGSIGNDVTDNYQEGICIPPLKIMRRGEMDQNILKMILRNVREPEKTYGDLRGQIAANRTAECRILELIDRYGLETVEAGMEGLIDYSEQRMRRGLRERIPDGEATFEDVIDDTGVVMHECRIRVTVTKQGDRITVDFTGTDPQQMGAANSPIGPTTSAVYYVIKAIAGPDIPINDGCYRPIEIVAPEGSLVNATLPAACQARNVICHRITDVLFGALSQLCPEQVMAACYGCTPSYTMGGYSERRGRHFAFYEVLGGGMGGRLGVDGVDCCAANTSNFLNIPVEMIELELPVTIQRYELVPDSGGVGEFRGGCSGRRDMTVHTDVVMSFLDERHKHAPWGLFGGGPGGKGLFRIISPNGQEREIYSKATNVLVKAGETVSLITPGGGGYGDPRRRPREKVAWDLKNGYITEETARRAYGWTG from the coding sequence ATGGCGAGGCACACGTCCGAGTCACCCGGCCGGTCCCGGTCCGGAGCCGCCGCGCGGCAGATCGACCCGGTGACGCTGGAGATCCTGGGATCCAACCTCCATGCCGCGGCCGAAGAGATGGCGGTGTCGCTGCGCCGCACGGCCTACTCTTCGATCGTCCGTGAGGCGATGGATTTCTCCTGCTGCCTGTTCGACGGTCAGGCGCGGATGGTCGCCCAGGCGGCGAACATCCCGATGCACCTGAACTCGCTGCCGCTGGCCCTGACCGACTGGCTCCAGGAATACCCGATCGCGGAGCTGGAGCCGGGAGACCTCTTGATCGGCAACGACCCGTACCGCGGCGGGAACCACCTGCAGGACGTCATCACCTTCATGCCGATCTTCGTCGAGGGCCGCGTCGTGGCCTTCGCTGCCAGTCTGGCCCACTGGGTGGATGTCGGCGGCCGCTCGCCCGGTAGCATCGGCAACGACGTGACCGACAACTACCAGGAAGGCATCTGCATCCCCCCGCTCAAGATCATGCGACGCGGGGAGATGGACCAGAACATCCTCAAGATGATCCTGCGCAACGTTCGCGAGCCGGAGAAGACCTACGGCGACCTGCGTGGGCAGATCGCTGCCAACCGCACCGCGGAGTGCCGCATCCTGGAGCTGATCGACCGCTACGGCCTGGAAACCGTCGAGGCCGGGATGGAGGGGTTGATCGACTACTCGGAGCAGCGCATGCGCCGCGGGCTGCGCGAGCGCATCCCCGACGGCGAGGCGACCTTCGAGGACGTGATCGACGACACCGGGGTAGTGATGCACGAGTGCCGCATCCGGGTGACGGTCACCAAGCAGGGCGACCGGATCACTGTCGACTTCACCGGCACCGATCCGCAGCAGATGGGCGCGGCCAACTCCCCGATCGGCCCCACCACCTCGGCCGTCTACTACGTGATCAAGGCGATCGCCGGGCCGGACATCCCAATCAACGACGGCTGCTACCGGCCGATCGAGATCGTGGCGCCGGAGGGCTCGCTGGTCAACGCCACGCTGCCCGCGGCCTGCCAGGCGCGCAACGTGATCTGCCACCGCATCACCGACGTCCTCTTCGGCGCGCTGAGCCAGCTCTGCCCGGAACAGGTGATGGCCGCCTGCTACGGCTGTACCCCGTCGTACACCATGGGCGGCTACAGCGAACGGCGCGGGCGCCACTTCGCCTTCTACGAGGTGCTGGGCGGCGGGATGGGCGGCCGCCTCGGGGTGGACGGCGTCGACTGCTGCGCTGCCAACACGTCGAACTTCCTCAACATCCCGGTGGAGATGATCGAGCTGGAGCTGCCGGTCACCATCCAGCGCTACGAGCTGGTCCCCGACTCCGGCGGGGTGGGCGAGTTCCGCGGCGGCTGCTCGGGTCGCCGCGACATGACGGTGCACACCGACGTGGTGATGTCGTTCCTCGACGAGCGCCACAAGCACGCACCCTGGGGCCTCTTCGGCGGTGGCCCTGGCGGCAAAGGGCTCTTCCGCATCATCAGCCCCAACGGCCAGGAGCGGGAGATCTACTCCAAGGCAACCAACGTCCTGGTCAAGGCCGGGGAGACGGTCAGCCTCATCACTCCCGGCGGTGGCGGCTACGGCGATCCCCGCCGTCGTCCCCGCGAGAAGGTCGCCTGGGATCTCAAGAACGGTTACATCACCGAGGAAACAGCCCGTCGGGCGTACGGGTGGACAGGGTGA
- a CDS encoding hydantoinase/oxoprolinase family protein produces MDRRLRVGIDIGGTFTDLIVVDDRTGTFWVAKTLTTPDDPAVGVRRALIQGLELAGSPAEQIQAVIHGTTLVTNAIIERKGDKTALVTTKGFRDAIEIAREHRFDMYDIFIERPKPIAPRRLRFEIDERLLADGTVYRPVDPAEVEALAERLRREGVEAVAICFLHSYRNPEHERQVAAILAERLPGVRISLSSEVVGEIREYERTSTTLANVYVQRIVEGYLDRLQRSLTELGSRARLLIMLSSGGICTVETARRFPVRLIESGPAAGALAAAYTGRLVGTPNLLAFDMGGTTAKVCLIDNGRPMITTEFEVDRVYRFKKGSGLPIKASSIEMIEIGAGGGSIAHIDQFGLIKVGPDSAGSQPGPACYGLGGTRPTVTDADLVLGYLDPDFFLGGEMHISREAAEEAIEREIARPLGMSVIEAAWSIHQLVNENMASAARIHAVEHGKDVRAYPLFASGGAGPVHAYRVAEILGVRQILCPFAAGVGSTIGFLAAPLAFDFVRSAYARLDQVDWDTINALYAEMEGEGRTLLAASGVPEDQVTVTRTADMRLLGQAHEISVPIPLGVLGPQSEAEVLRAFETVYRDLYKRARPGVPIEIMSWRVLVSGPEPELRLRRQEQSGGARQKGERPVYFPELGGFHPTPIYDRYQLRPGDCFDGPAVVEERESTVVVGPRGHATVDEHLNLVIRLE; encoded by the coding sequence ATGGACCGGAGACTGCGTGTCGGTATCGATATCGGGGGAACCTTCACCGACCTGATCGTGGTCGATGACCGAACCGGCACCTTCTGGGTCGCGAAGACCTTGACCACCCCCGACGACCCGGCTGTCGGCGTGCGCCGCGCCCTGATCCAGGGACTGGAACTCGCCGGGTCGCCGGCCGAGCAGATCCAGGCCGTCATCCACGGCACGACGCTGGTCACCAACGCCATCATCGAGCGCAAGGGGGACAAGACCGCGCTGGTGACCACCAAGGGCTTCCGCGACGCCATCGAGATCGCCCGCGAGCACCGCTTCGACATGTACGACATCTTCATCGAGCGGCCGAAGCCGATCGCGCCCCGGCGTCTGCGCTTCGAGATCGACGAGCGGCTCCTGGCCGACGGCACCGTCTACCGCCCGGTTGACCCGGCCGAGGTCGAGGCGCTGGCCGAGCGCCTGCGGCGCGAAGGGGTCGAGGCGGTCGCGATCTGCTTCCTGCACAGCTACCGCAACCCGGAGCACGAGCGGCAGGTCGCCGCCATCCTGGCCGAGCGCCTGCCCGGCGTCCGCATCTCCCTCTCCTCTGAGGTGGTGGGCGAGATCCGGGAGTACGAGCGCACCTCGACCACGCTGGCCAACGTCTACGTGCAACGCATCGTCGAGGGTTACCTGGACCGCCTCCAGCGCAGCTTGACAGAACTTGGCTCACGGGCACGGCTGCTGATCATGCTCTCTTCGGGCGGCATCTGCACGGTCGAGACGGCCCGCCGCTTCCCGGTGCGGCTGATCGAGTCGGGCCCGGCGGCCGGGGCGCTCGCGGCGGCTTATACCGGACGTCTGGTGGGCACGCCGAACCTGTTGGCCTTCGACATGGGCGGCACGACCGCCAAGGTCTGCCTGATCGACAACGGCCGGCCTATGATCACGACCGAGTTCGAGGTCGATCGGGTCTACCGCTTCAAGAAGGGGAGCGGCCTGCCGATCAAGGCCTCGTCGATCGAGATGATCGAGATCGGCGCGGGCGGCGGGTCGATCGCCCACATCGACCAGTTCGGCCTTATCAAGGTCGGACCGGACAGCGCCGGCTCGCAGCCCGGCCCCGCCTGCTACGGCCTGGGCGGCACCCGCCCGACCGTCACCGACGCCGACCTGGTGCTCGGCTACCTCGACCCGGACTTCTTCCTCGGCGGCGAGATGCACATCAGCCGTGAGGCGGCCGAGGAGGCGATCGAGCGCGAGATCGCCCGGCCGCTCGGAATGTCGGTCATCGAGGCGGCCTGGTCGATCCACCAACTGGTGAACGAGAACATGGCGAGCGCCGCCCGCATCCACGCGGTCGAGCACGGCAAGGACGTGCGTGCTTACCCACTGTTCGCCTCCGGCGGCGCCGGGCCGGTGCACGCCTACCGGGTGGCCGAGATCCTGGGTGTCCGGCAGATCCTCTGCCCCTTCGCCGCGGGCGTCGGCTCCACGATCGGCTTCCTGGCGGCGCCGCTGGCCTTCGACTTTGTGCGCAGCGCCTACGCCCGGCTCGACCAGGTGGACTGGGACACGATCAACGCGCTGTACGCCGAGATGGAGGGCGAGGGCCGTACGCTGCTGGCCGCGTCGGGCGTCCCGGAGGATCAGGTGACCGTGACCCGCACGGCCGACATGCGCCTGCTCGGCCAGGCGCACGAGATCAGCGTGCCGATCCCCCTCGGTGTGCTTGGCCCGCAGAGCGAGGCGGAGGTGCTGCGCGCCTTCGAGACTGTCTACCGCGACCTCTACAAGCGCGCGCGGCCCGGCGTGCCGATCGAGATCATGAGCTGGCGGGTGCTGGTGTCCGGCCCGGAGCCCGAGCTGCGTCTGCGCCGGCAGGAGCAATCGGGCGGCGCACGCCAGAAGGGCGAGCGGCCGGTCTACTTCCCCGAGCTTGGCGGTTTCCACCCGACGCCGATCTACGACCGCTATCAACTCCGGCCCGGTGACTGCTTCGACGGCCCGGCCGTCGTCGAGGAGCGCGAGTCGACCGTCGTTGTCGGCCCTCGCGGCCACGCCACGGTCGATGAGCACCTGAACCTGGTGATCCGGTTGGAGTGA
- a CDS encoding ABC transporter ATP-binding protein: MMALLEIDAVTKRFGGLLANHEVTFQVDRGEIVGLIGPNGAGKTTLFNCISGFFPPTSGTVRFDGTDVTGWPAERLVHRGMVRTFQVVRTFPDLTVRENVMIGAFARTNSASAARKIADEVLEFTGLAPRADVLGANLPIAQKKRVELARALATGPQLLMLDEVMAGLTPAERVQAIELIRAIRERGITVLLVEHVMEVVMPISDRVVVLDSGKKIAEGPPQEIAENPEVIAAYLGEKYRPRQEEAGEG, translated from the coding sequence CTGATGGCACTGCTGGAGATCGATGCCGTCACCAAGCGCTTCGGCGGCCTGCTCGCGAACCATGAGGTCACCTTCCAGGTCGATCGCGGCGAGATCGTCGGGCTGATCGGCCCCAACGGCGCCGGGAAGACCACGCTCTTCAACTGCATCTCCGGCTTCTTTCCGCCGACCAGCGGGACCGTGCGCTTCGACGGGACCGACGTGACCGGTTGGCCCGCCGAGCGCCTGGTGCACCGGGGAATGGTGCGAACCTTCCAGGTCGTGCGCACCTTCCCGGACCTGACCGTCCGCGAGAACGTCATGATCGGCGCCTTCGCGCGGACCAACAGTGCGTCCGCCGCCCGGAAGATCGCCGATGAGGTGCTGGAGTTCACTGGTCTCGCGCCACGCGCGGATGTCCTGGGGGCGAATCTCCCCATCGCGCAGAAGAAGCGGGTGGAGCTGGCCCGCGCGCTGGCGACCGGGCCCCAGCTCCTCATGCTCGACGAGGTGATGGCCGGGCTGACGCCGGCCGAACGCGTGCAGGCGATCGAGCTGATCCGCGCCATCCGAGAGCGGGGGATCACCGTGCTGCTGGTCGAGCACGTGATGGAGGTCGTCATGCCGATCTCCGACCGGGTGGTGGTGCTCGACTCGGGCAAGAAGATCGCCGAAGGACCGCCACAGGAGATCGCCGAGAATCCGGAAGTGATCGCGGCCTACCTCGGAGAGAAGTACCGGCCGCGCCAGGAGGAGGCAGGGGAGGGCTAA
- a CDS encoding ABC transporter ATP-binding protein, translated as MLLEVRHLAASYDGVPALHDVSFTVGEGEVVTIIGSNGAGKTTTIRTISGQLRPDRGEILFRGTRIDGLPAHRIAEMGIAHVPEGRRLFNRLTVLQNLLVGSFTRRARATEDAMLERVFTLFPRLKERANQRAGTLSGGEQQMLAIGRGLMLQPVILMLDEPSLGLAPMLVDEIFNTIRQIAREGMTILLVEQNVRESLELSDRAYVLQTGTTVAEGTGAELLESEMVRRAYLGL; from the coding sequence ATGCTCCTCGAGGTGCGCCACCTCGCCGCGTCGTACGACGGTGTGCCCGCGCTCCACGATGTGAGCTTCACCGTGGGCGAGGGTGAGGTCGTGACGATCATCGGCTCAAACGGCGCAGGCAAAACGACAACTATCCGCACCATCTCCGGCCAGCTCCGCCCCGACCGGGGCGAGATCCTCTTCCGCGGCACACGCATCGACGGGCTCCCCGCCCACCGGATCGCCGAGATGGGCATCGCCCACGTGCCGGAGGGACGCCGGCTGTTCAACCGGCTCACCGTGCTGCAGAATCTCCTGGTCGGCTCATTCACCCGCCGCGCCCGCGCCACGGAGGACGCGATGCTGGAGCGGGTATTCACGCTGTTCCCCCGGCTCAAGGAGCGGGCGAACCAGCGCGCAGGTACCCTCTCCGGCGGGGAACAGCAGATGCTCGCCATCGGGCGAGGCCTGATGCTGCAGCCGGTGATCCTGATGCTGGACGAGCCGTCGCTGGGGCTGGCGCCGATGCTGGTGGATGAGATCTTCAACACGATCCGCCAGATCGCCCGGGAGGGCATGACGATTTTGCTCGTCGAGCAGAACGTCCGCGAGTCGCTGGAGCTCTCGGACCGTGCCTACGTCCTCCAGACCGGGACGACCGTCGCGGAGGGGACCGGGGCCGAGTTGCTCGAATCCGAGATGGTACGCCGTGCCTACCTCGGACTCTAG
- a CDS encoding branched-chain amino acid ABC transporter permease, which translates to MTTATARPLRAIPRSWIALGLLALALLALPLVLRSDSRLNIAILVLVYAALAQAWNILGGFAGQISLGNAAFFGIGAYTSTVLLSRWEVTPWLGMLAGALVAAIFAVIIGYPVFRLGGHYFAIATIALAEIVLTVFNDWEWVGGATGMLIPFARDIETGRPTNSLYYLQFNLGKAPYFYIALALVVLVTVVTVIIDRSKLGYYLRAIKNDQDAARALGVHVLRYKLIAIAISAAFSAVVGTFYAQYLLYIDPETTMRLELSVLIALVAILGGVGTVAGPLVGAAVLIPAAELTRQQLGGSGNAIDLIMYGALIVLISIFQPNGLMGLVRRLRHRGGPRPTAPPSEVQALAREEAPLLGGYEEERG; encoded by the coding sequence ATGACCACCGCTACGGCCCGCCCGCTCAGGGCCATCCCACGCTCCTGGATCGCACTCGGCCTGCTCGCGCTCGCGCTGCTGGCCCTGCCGCTCGTGCTGCGCAGCGACTCGCGCCTGAACATCGCGATCCTGGTTCTGGTCTACGCGGCCCTGGCGCAGGCGTGGAACATCCTGGGCGGGTTCGCCGGGCAGATCTCCCTCGGCAACGCGGCCTTCTTCGGGATCGGCGCCTACACCTCGACGGTGCTGCTGTCGCGCTGGGAGGTCACGCCCTGGCTGGGCATGCTGGCCGGCGCGCTCGTGGCGGCCATCTTCGCCGTCATCATCGGCTACCCGGTGTTCCGCCTGGGCGGCCACTACTTCGCCATCGCCACCATCGCCCTGGCGGAGATCGTCTTGACCGTCTTCAACGACTGGGAGTGGGTCGGCGGCGCCACCGGGATGCTCATCCCCTTCGCGCGGGACATCGAGACCGGGCGCCCCACCAACTCGCTCTACTACCTCCAGTTCAACCTGGGGAAGGCGCCCTACTTCTACATCGCTCTGGCCCTGGTCGTCCTGGTCACGGTCGTGACGGTCATCATCGACCGCTCCAAACTCGGGTATTACCTGCGGGCGATCAAGAACGACCAGGACGCGGCGCGCGCGCTCGGCGTCCACGTCCTGCGCTACAAGCTCATCGCCATCGCCATCTCAGCCGCATTCAGCGCCGTGGTCGGCACCTTCTACGCCCAGTATCTCCTCTACATCGACCCGGAGACGACGATGCGCCTCGAGCTGTCGGTGCTCATCGCGCTGGTGGCCATCCTGGGCGGGGTCGGCACGGTCGCCGGGCCGCTCGTAGGCGCGGCGGTGCTCATCCCGGCCGCGGAGTTGACCCGGCAGCAACTCGGCGGCAGCGGCAACGCCATCGACCTCATCATGTATGGCGCCCTGATCGTCCTGATCTCGATCTTTCAGCCGAACGGCCTGATGGGTCTGGTGCGACGGCTGCGGCACCGCGGTGGCCCGCGCCCGACGGCGCCCCCCTCCGAAGTGCAGGCGCTTGCGCGGGAGGAGGCACCGCTGCTCGGCGGCTACGAGGAGGAGCGGGGCTGA
- a CDS encoding hydantoinase/oxoprolinase family protein: MRVHIGIDTGGTFTDVIAFREADGRIVALKVPSTPQNPAEAFIAGVRAALEELGASPGDVAFLAHGTTVATNALLEGKGARTGLITTEGFRDVYEIRRLNRSFEDLYNIFWTKPTPLVPRYLRKEVRERVNVDGVAVVSLDADGVRDAAAALGEEGVESVAVCFLHSYLNPEHERQAAAIIREVLPGVSISLSHEVNPEYREYERTSTTIVNAFVAPIIERYLTDLERRLAETGVSAALHVMHSGGAAQTGRAARSRPITTILSGPAAGVIGAEALGREIGVSDLITLDMGGTSTDVALLRQGKPTLASESELAGEVIRAAMLDITTIGAGGGSIAWADEGGRLKVGPQSAGADPGPACYGRGGTQPTVTDANLVLGYLGTDAFLGGRMRLDRAAAEAAVDRLAAELGLSRLETAHGIFRIANANMLRAIRLVSVERGLDPRRFALLAFGGAGPVHAAALAAELDIPRVIVPRNPGNFSAFGLLVADLSRDAVRTQLTPLRPEALDGIRQVYVDLEAQLTEQFVADGFDPGQVVFRRSVDARYVGQAYEVNVTVPVGLLAPSDVGALEEAFHAAHAERYGHSAPGEPVELVNFRAIATVPTAKPAFPRLERTDSDGAAARIGERPAWFDGSGDPVLTPVLDRDQLDAGVVLTGPAIIEEPGATTVLLPGQRAEVDDLGNIVIAVGA, encoded by the coding sequence ATGCGGGTCCACATTGGCATCGACACAGGCGGCACCTTCACCGACGTGATCGCGTTCCGCGAGGCAGACGGCAGGATCGTCGCGCTCAAGGTGCCGAGCACCCCGCAGAACCCGGCCGAGGCGTTCATCGCCGGGGTGCGGGCCGCGCTGGAGGAGTTAGGCGCCTCGCCCGGGGACGTCGCGTTCCTGGCCCATGGGACGACCGTCGCCACTAACGCCCTGCTCGAAGGGAAGGGCGCCCGCACCGGCCTCATCACAACCGAGGGCTTCCGCGATGTCTATGAGATTCGCCGGCTGAACCGCTCCTTCGAGGACCTCTACAACATCTTCTGGACCAAGCCGACACCGCTCGTCCCGCGCTACCTGCGCAAGGAGGTGCGCGAGCGTGTCAACGTCGACGGAGTCGCGGTCGTGTCGCTCGACGCGGACGGCGTGCGTGACGCGGCCGCGGCGCTCGGCGAGGAGGGGGTGGAGTCGGTCGCCGTCTGCTTCCTTCACTCCTACCTGAACCCGGAGCACGAGCGGCAGGCCGCGGCCATCATCCGCGAGGTGCTGCCCGGTGTATCGATCTCGCTCTCGCACGAGGTCAACCCGGAGTACCGGGAGTACGAGCGCACCTCCACCACCATCGTCAACGCCTTTGTAGCCCCGATCATCGAGCGCTACCTGACCGACCTGGAGCGCCGGTTGGCGGAGACGGGCGTTTCGGCCGCGCTCCACGTCATGCACTCCGGCGGGGCCGCGCAGACCGGCCGGGCGGCGCGCAGCCGACCGATCACGACGATCCTCTCCGGCCCGGCGGCAGGCGTCATCGGCGCCGAGGCCCTGGGGCGTGAGATCGGGGTGTCGGACCTGATCACGCTCGACATGGGCGGCACCTCCACCGACGTCGCCCTGCTGCGCCAGGGCAAGCCGACGCTGGCGAGCGAGAGCGAACTGGCCGGGGAAGTCATCCGCGCGGCGATGCTCGACATCACGACGATCGGCGCCGGGGGCGGGTCGATCGCCTGGGCCGACGAGGGCGGCCGGCTCAAAGTCGGGCCCCAGAGCGCGGGCGCCGATCCCGGCCCGGCTTGCTACGGCCGCGGCGGCACCCAGCCGACGGTTACCGACGCCAACCTGGTGCTTGGCTATCTCGGCACGGACGCCTTCCTGGGCGGACGGATGCGGCTCGACCGCGCGGCCGCTGAAGCGGCCGTCGACCGGCTGGCGGCCGAGCTTGGGCTCTCCCGACTGGAGACGGCGCATGGCATCTTCCGGATCGCCAACGCCAACATGCTGCGCGCGATCCGCCTCGTCTCGGTCGAGCGCGGGCTCGATCCCCGCCGCTTCGCCCTGCTGGCCTTCGGCGGCGCCGGGCCGGTCCACGCCGCGGCCCTGGCTGCAGAGTTAGACATCCCGCGCGTGATTGTGCCGCGGAACCCGGGGAACTTCTCGGCGTTCGGCTTGCTGGTGGCCGACCTCAGCCGGGATGCGGTGCGGACCCAGCTTACGCCGCTGCGACCCGAGGCGCTCGACGGCATCCGGCAGGTCTACGTGGACCTGGAAGCGCAGTTGACCGAGCAGTTCGTCGCCGATGGCTTCGACCCCGGCCAGGTCGTGTTCCGCCGCTCGGTGGACGCCCGCTACGTCGGTCAGGCGTACGAGGTGAATGTGACGGTGCCGGTCGGCCTGCTGGCACCGTCCGACGTGGGAGCGCTGGAGGAGGCGTTCCACGCGGCGCACGCCGAGCGCTACGGCCACAGCGCGCCGGGGGAGCCGGTCGAGCTGGTGAACTTCCGCGCCATCGCCACGGTGCCGACCGCAAAGCCGGCTTTCCCCCGGCTGGAGCGGACCGACAGCGACGGCGCCGCGGCCCGGATCGGCGAGCGCCCCGCCTGGTTCGACGGCAGCGGCGACCCGGTCCTGACGCCGGTGCTCGACCGCGACCAACTGGACGCCGGCGTGGTCCTGACCGGCCCGGCCATCATCGAGGAGCCGGGCGCAACGACCGTGCTCCTGCCCGGCCAGCGTGCCGAGGTCGACGACCTGGGGAATATCGTCATTGCCGTCGGAGCGTAG